One window of Nocardioides dongkuii genomic DNA carries:
- a CDS encoding alpha/beta hydrolase codes for MTQLDPRLDPEIAVLLQFLDSSGAPPMHAGTPEQARAGFRTLSVDLRDPATVPDVASVVDRTVPGGDGDLPARVYRPHEGPLPTVLLFHGGGWVIGDLDTHDVMARTIANLADCVVVSVDYRLAPEHPHPAAVDDALAAARWAAGHLDELGGADRLGVAGDSAGGNLAAIVAQVLRDEGTPLAGQLLVYPATDFTGEHPSRAENGEGYFLDTATMLWFAEQYVGQLAGEELTDPRISPLYGDLAGVAPAVVVVAQFDPLRDEGTAYAEALRKAGVPVQLRAYDGLIHGFVEMGGLCRAAKSAVEDTCRMFHDVLHP; via the coding sequence ATGACCCAGCTCGATCCCCGCCTCGACCCCGAGATCGCCGTCCTGCTGCAGTTCCTGGACTCCTCGGGAGCCCCGCCGATGCACGCGGGGACGCCCGAGCAGGCACGCGCCGGCTTCCGCACCCTGAGCGTCGACCTGCGCGACCCGGCGACCGTCCCCGACGTCGCGTCCGTGGTGGACAGGACGGTGCCGGGCGGGGACGGCGACCTGCCGGCGCGGGTCTACCGGCCGCACGAGGGACCGCTGCCGACGGTGCTGCTCTTCCACGGCGGCGGCTGGGTGATCGGCGACCTCGACACCCACGACGTCATGGCGCGCACCATCGCGAACCTCGCCGACTGCGTCGTCGTCTCCGTCGACTACCGGCTCGCGCCCGAGCACCCCCACCCCGCGGCCGTCGACGACGCGCTCGCCGCGGCTCGCTGGGCGGCCGGGCACCTCGACGAGCTCGGCGGGGCCGACCGGCTCGGCGTCGCCGGCGACTCCGCCGGCGGCAACCTCGCGGCGATCGTGGCCCAGGTGCTGCGCGACGAGGGCACGCCGCTCGCCGGCCAGCTGCTGGTCTACCCCGCCACCGACTTCACCGGTGAGCACCCCTCGCGCGCCGAGAACGGCGAGGGCTACTTCCTCGACACCGCGACGATGCTCTGGTTCGCCGAGCAGTACGTCGGGCAGCTCGCCGGCGAGGAGCTCACCGACCCCCGGATCTCGCCGCTGTACGGCGACCTCGCCGGGGTGGCCCCCGCCGTGGTCGTGGTCGCGCAGTTCGACCCGCTCCGCGACGAGGGGACGGCGTACGCCGAGGCGCTGCGGAAGGCCGGCGTACCCGTCCAGCTCCGTGCCTACGACGGCCTGATCCACGGCTTCGTCGAGATGGGCGGCCTCTGCCGGGCCGCCAAGTCCGCCGTCGAGGACACCTGCCGGATGTTCCACGACGTCCTGCACCCCTGA
- a CDS encoding helix-turn-helix domain-containing protein, with amino-acid sequence MRAVSTPGPAQGEERVQHAWGLLLDQSDPIADSITLTLFERDAELYERIGPELRADVRASTRQHIRRGLRILAGRHDAAHPDADNTVDLWRDTGRRRARQGVPLELVLNAYTLGARILWEALVSRARTDPGSGIDDQVLLQAAKTVWSNLDVQNAILIDAYRRESARLQRRDLQREQSVLDALLEGRGADPEFADEARATLEIGPDDAIACVVALHDGALVGDDALAPAEDRLDRLGIPARWHVRSGVYYGLLSGRLPEEDGLVELFAPYAAGRMGIAASPEGIAGFATAFQLATRAAETLTRGEQRVVCVRERLPEVLLAGSPQVTPLLLTETLGPVLAQPEAQAKTLLDTLAALLRHDGSPTHAAADLFCHRNTVIYRQKQIEQLTGRSLAVPRDKMLLALALLATGRG; translated from the coding sequence ATGCGCGCCGTGTCGACCCCGGGTCCGGCCCAGGGGGAGGAGCGGGTCCAGCACGCCTGGGGCCTGCTCCTGGACCAGTCCGACCCGATCGCCGACAGCATCACGCTGACCCTCTTCGAGCGGGACGCGGAGCTCTACGAGCGGATCGGGCCGGAGCTGCGCGCCGACGTACGTGCCTCGACGCGGCAGCACATCCGCCGCGGGCTGCGGATCCTCGCCGGGCGCCACGACGCGGCCCACCCGGACGCCGACAACACCGTCGACCTGTGGCGTGACACCGGCCGGCGCCGGGCGCGGCAGGGGGTGCCGCTGGAGCTGGTGCTCAACGCCTACACGCTCGGCGCGCGGATCCTGTGGGAGGCGCTGGTCTCGCGGGCGCGCACCGACCCCGGCAGCGGCATCGACGACCAGGTGCTGCTGCAGGCGGCGAAGACCGTGTGGTCGAACCTCGACGTCCAGAACGCCATCCTCATCGACGCCTACCGCCGCGAGAGCGCGCGGCTCCAGCGCCGGGACCTGCAGCGCGAGCAGAGCGTGCTGGACGCGCTGCTCGAGGGCCGCGGCGCCGACCCGGAGTTCGCCGACGAGGCGCGCGCGACGCTCGAGATCGGGCCCGACGACGCGATCGCGTGCGTGGTCGCCCTGCACGACGGGGCGCTCGTGGGCGACGACGCCCTCGCACCGGCCGAGGACCGGCTGGACCGGCTCGGCATCCCCGCGCGGTGGCACGTCCGGTCCGGGGTCTACTACGGGCTGCTCTCGGGGCGGCTGCCCGAGGAGGACGGCCTGGTCGAGCTGTTCGCGCCGTACGCCGCGGGCCGGATGGGCATCGCCGCCAGCCCGGAGGGGATCGCCGGCTTCGCGACCGCCTTCCAGCTCGCCACCCGCGCCGCCGAGACGCTGACCCGGGGCGAGCAGCGGGTGGTCTGCGTCCGGGAGCGGCTGCCCGAGGTGCTGCTCGCCGGGAGCCCGCAGGTGACCCCGCTGCTGCTCACCGAGACCCTCGGGCCGGTGCTCGCCCAGCCCGAGGCGCAGGCGAAGACCCTGCTGGACACCCTCGCCGCGCTGCTGCGCCACGATGGCTCACCGACCCACGCCGCGGCCGACCTGTTCTGCCACCGCAACACGGTGATCTACCGGCAGAAGCAGATCGAGCAGCTCACCGGCCGCTCGCTCGCCGTGCCCCGCGACAAGATGCTCCTCGCGCTCGCCCTGCTCGCCACCGGCCGCGGTTGA
- a CDS encoding ABC transporter ATP-binding protein, whose amino-acid sequence MSTSGPGTATPELVLRDVTVTFGGLTALQDVGLTVAPHRVHGVIGPNGAGKTTLFNVVCGFVRPDSGHLERQGRPLDRLRPHDLAGLGIARTLQGLGLFDRVSVLENVMVGGDRHARTGFVGALLALPRSSRDERELRDRAMATLEGLGVAHVAALHPPSLPYPVRKRVALARALVGEPELLLLDEPASGLSAAEIDELGDLVRGLTDRTSVLLVEHHMDLVMRVCDEITVLDFGRVIAHGTPDEVRHDPAVLAAYLGEDVA is encoded by the coding sequence GTGAGCACGTCCGGCCCCGGCACCGCGACCCCCGAGCTCGTCCTGCGCGACGTCACCGTCACCTTCGGCGGGCTGACCGCCCTGCAGGACGTCGGCCTGACCGTCGCCCCGCACCGGGTGCACGGCGTCATCGGGCCGAACGGCGCCGGCAAGACCACGCTGTTCAACGTGGTCTGCGGGTTCGTCCGGCCCGACAGCGGACACCTCGAGCGCCAGGGCCGGCCGCTCGACCGGCTGCGCCCCCACGACCTCGCCGGCCTCGGCATCGCCCGCACCCTCCAGGGGCTCGGGCTCTTCGACCGGGTCTCGGTGCTGGAGAACGTGATGGTGGGCGGCGACCGGCACGCCCGCACCGGCTTCGTCGGCGCGCTGCTGGCCCTCCCCCGCTCCTCGCGCGACGAGCGCGAGCTGCGCGACCGGGCGATGGCGACCCTGGAGGGGCTGGGCGTCGCGCACGTCGCGGCCCTGCACCCGCCGAGCCTGCCGTACCCCGTCCGCAAGCGGGTCGCGCTCGCCCGCGCCCTGGTCGGCGAGCCGGAGCTGCTGCTGCTCGACGAGCCGGCGAGCGGCCTGTCCGCGGCCGAGATCGACGAGCTCGGCGACCTCGTGCGCGGTCTCACCGACCGCACGTCGGTGCTGCTGGTCGAGCACCACATGGACCTGGTGATGCGGGTCTGCGACGAGATCACCGTGCTCGACTTCGGCCGGGTGATCGCCCACGGCACCCCCGACGAGGTCCGCCACGACCCCGCCGTGCTCGCCGCGTACCTCGGTGAGGACGTCGCCTGA
- a CDS encoding ABC transporter ATP-binding protein, which translates to MLAVHDLTAGYGAVTALREVSFTAARGQITAVLGANGAGKTTLLRTVSGLHRARSGSVELAGRDVRGVAAERMPALGMSHVPEGRGVITELTVEENLRLGGLGRSGKVDAGRLDRAYALFPVLADRRAMPAGSLSGGERQMLVIGRALMATPELLLLDEPSLGLAPRVVVQIFDLLRGLVRDDGLTVLLVEQNARSALSVADRGVVLHLGAVVADEDASVLAGDDQLRHAYLGF; encoded by the coding sequence ATGCTCGCCGTCCACGACCTCACCGCCGGGTACGGCGCGGTCACCGCGCTGCGCGAGGTCTCCTTCACCGCCGCCCGCGGCCAGATCACCGCGGTCCTCGGCGCCAACGGCGCCGGCAAGACCACCCTGCTGCGCACCGTCTCGGGGCTGCACCGGGCCCGCTCGGGCAGCGTCGAGCTGGCCGGGCGCGACGTCCGCGGCGTCGCCGCCGAGCGGATGCCCGCGCTCGGCATGTCCCACGTCCCCGAGGGCCGCGGCGTGATCACCGAGCTGACCGTCGAGGAGAACCTCCGGCTCGGCGGGCTCGGCCGGTCCGGCAAGGTCGACGCCGGCCGGCTGGACCGGGCGTACGCGCTGTTCCCGGTGCTCGCCGACCGCCGGGCGATGCCCGCCGGCAGCCTGTCCGGCGGGGAGCGGCAGATGCTGGTGATCGGCCGCGCGCTGATGGCCACGCCCGAGCTGCTGCTGCTCGACGAGCCGTCCCTGGGGCTCGCCCCGCGCGTCGTCGTGCAGATCTTCGACCTGCTCCGCGGCCTCGTGCGCGACGACGGGCTCACCGTGCTCCTCGTCGAGCAGAACGCCCGCAGCGCGCTGTCCGTCGCCGACCGCGGGGTGGTCCTCCACCTCGGCGCGGTCGTCGCCGACGAGGACGCCTCCGTGCTGGCCGGCGACGACCAGCTCCGCCACGCCTACCTCGGGTTCTGA
- a CDS encoding branched-chain amino acid ABC transporter permease: MQQLINTALGGLTLGMVYAAFALALVLIWRSTRVVNFAQAPMAMVTTFVALVILDAGYSYWLGFAAALLSGLLLGAFLERVVVRPVEGGPEINAVILTLGLFIVLHGVAAVVFGNSYRSFPAPFGIRGFEVGDRTIALTGFGVFTVVAVLVVMLLLVALFRFTDVGLRMRAAAFNQEVARLLGVRVGRMLTLGWALASLVGSLAGLLIAGGSLVHPSYMDSVVVYGFVAAVLGGLDSPVGAVVGGLLLGLSLSFVSGYVGSGLVALAALAILMAVLTLRPGGLFAQAPARRV; the protein is encoded by the coding sequence GTGCAGCAGCTGATCAACACCGCGCTCGGCGGCCTGACCCTCGGGATGGTGTACGCCGCGTTCGCGCTCGCGCTCGTCCTGATCTGGCGCTCGACGCGGGTCGTGAACTTCGCGCAGGCGCCGATGGCGATGGTGACGACGTTCGTGGCGCTGGTGATCCTCGACGCCGGCTACTCCTACTGGCTCGGCTTCGCCGCCGCCCTGCTCTCCGGCCTGCTGCTCGGCGCGTTCCTGGAGCGGGTCGTGGTGCGGCCGGTCGAGGGCGGCCCGGAGATCAACGCGGTCATCCTCACCCTCGGCCTGTTCATCGTGCTGCACGGGGTGGCGGCGGTCGTGTTCGGCAACAGCTACCGGTCCTTCCCCGCGCCGTTCGGCATCCGCGGGTTCGAGGTCGGCGACCGCACCATCGCGCTGACCGGCTTCGGGGTGTTCACGGTGGTGGCCGTGCTGGTGGTGATGCTGCTGCTGGTCGCGCTGTTCCGGTTCACCGACGTGGGGCTGCGGATGCGCGCGGCGGCGTTCAACCAGGAGGTGGCCCGGCTGCTCGGCGTCCGGGTCGGCCGGATGCTCACGCTGGGCTGGGCGCTGGCCTCGCTGGTCGGCTCGCTCGCCGGCCTGCTGATCGCCGGCGGCAGCCTGGTGCACCCGTCGTACATGGACTCGGTGGTGGTCTACGGCTTCGTCGCCGCCGTGCTCGGTGGCCTCGACAGCCCGGTCGGGGCGGTGGTCGGCGGCCTGCTCCTCGGCCTCTCGCTCAGCTTCGTCAGCGGGTACGTCGGGTCCGGGCTGGTCGCGCTCGCGGCGCTGGCGATCCTGATGGCGGTGCTCACCCTGCGACCCGGCGGGCTGTTCGCGCAGGCGCCGGCGAGGCGGGTCTGA
- a CDS encoding branched-chain amino acid ABC transporter permease yields MRAVARLWSSSTLLRHLLVAAVALVVVLLVLGGVSDFRRFQLAEMAYLGIAAGGLTVLTGLNGQISLGHGALMAIGAYTAALLLPDRDASVPLLVVVLASVLATLVVGVLVGVAAARLHGPYLAGATLALAVAVPGIALTFKERLGGEQGLRVVLPDPSEPVLDAAYFLTGQELTNSGYVALLAWLTLIVTYVLLANLSRSRVGRRWRAVRDDEVAAELAGIDLGRARVSAFVVSAAAAGAAGAMLAFTVRLAAPSSFTLTLSLTLLAAVVLGGLGSLGGALVGAGLLTFLPQVITGLGRDAGLSDIRAAELAPLIYGVVMVLVVLVAPLGLAGALRGVLHRRRARRTPPDLVRDASPATDPAPDPELDPVPGPPRSGASSSTTKGTPA; encoded by the coding sequence ATGCGCGCCGTGGCCCGCCTGTGGTCGTCCTCGACCCTGCTGCGGCACCTGCTGGTGGCCGCGGTCGCCCTCGTGGTGGTGCTGCTGGTCCTCGGGGGCGTCAGCGACTTCCGCCGCTTCCAGCTGGCCGAGATGGCCTACCTCGGCATCGCCGCGGGCGGGCTGACCGTGCTCACCGGCCTGAACGGGCAGATCTCGCTCGGGCACGGCGCGCTGATGGCGATCGGCGCGTACACCGCGGCGCTGCTGCTGCCCGACCGCGACGCCTCGGTGCCGCTGCTCGTGGTGGTGCTCGCCTCCGTGCTGGCCACCCTCGTGGTCGGGGTCCTGGTCGGCGTCGCCGCCGCCCGGCTGCACGGCCCCTACCTCGCCGGCGCGACCCTCGCGCTCGCGGTCGCGGTGCCCGGGATCGCGCTCACCTTCAAGGAGCGGCTCGGCGGCGAGCAGGGGCTGCGGGTGGTGCTGCCCGACCCCTCCGAGCCGGTGCTGGACGCGGCGTACTTCCTCACCGGCCAGGAGCTCACGAACAGCGGGTACGTCGCGCTGCTCGCCTGGCTGACCCTGATCGTCACCTACGTGCTGCTCGCCAACCTGTCCCGCAGCCGGGTCGGCCGGCGGTGGCGGGCGGTGCGCGACGACGAGGTCGCCGCCGAGCTCGCCGGGATCGACCTCGGCCGGGCGCGGGTCTCGGCGTTCGTGGTCAGCGCCGCCGCGGCCGGCGCCGCCGGCGCGATGCTCGCGTTCACGGTCCGGCTGGCGGCGCCGAGCAGCTTCACGCTGACGCTCAGCCTCACGCTGCTCGCGGCCGTGGTGCTGGGCGGTCTCGGGAGCCTCGGCGGCGCGCTGGTCGGCGCCGGGCTGCTCACGTTCCTCCCGCAGGTGATCACCGGCCTCGGCAGGGACGCCGGGCTCAGCGACATCCGTGCCGCCGAGCTGGCGCCGCTGATCTACGGCGTGGTGATGGTGCTGGTCGTGCTGGTCGCGCCCCTCGGCCTCGCCGGCGCGCTCCGCGGCGTGCTGCACCGGCGCCGCGCCCGCCGTACCCCGCCCGACCTCGTCCGCGACGCCTCGCCCGCCACCGACCCGGCCCCCGATCCCGAGCTCGACCCAGTCCCCGGGCCCCCGCGGTCCGGCGCCTCCTCCTCCACCACGAAGGGAACACCAGCATGA
- a CDS encoding ABC transporter substrate-binding protein codes for MKPNLRGPAPLAGLVGLVASSLLLAGCGAGDDREDDDGDGGGAADPGVTAESVTVGAHFPLTGVAAPGYNEIPTGAKAYFDFVNAAGGVHGRQIEYVVKDDGYNPTNTSKVTNELVLQDEIFAMVGGLGTPTHSAVVDFLNDEGVPDFFVSSGSLQWGDAVEDRPYTFGWQPDYEIEGKVIGQYVAENMPDAKVGLFLQDDDFGDDAEKGVRQFVDDQVVAAERYTSGNTDVGPQIAALQAAGADLVLSFNTPSYTALSQLVALKLGYTPQWYYSNVGSDPALVGSLLSEFSEGAVPGSESSLDGVLTSEYIPGVDAPDDPWVQLWQQVWDEHGEKGELTNYRIYGMSHAYAFVQALQEAGEDLTRDGLVEAMEEVGQDLDGPQLAPYRYSGDSHLGISGLRLVELQGGVGEPLTPVLTTDIGDVEITEDESGQADDAPPESGIPE; via the coding sequence ATGAAACCCAACCTCCGGGGCCCGGCGCCCCTGGCGGGCCTGGTCGGCCTCGTCGCGTCCTCGCTCCTGCTCGCCGGCTGCGGGGCGGGCGACGACCGCGAGGACGACGACGGGGACGGCGGCGGCGCCGCCGACCCGGGCGTCACCGCCGAGTCCGTCACCGTCGGCGCGCACTTCCCGCTCACCGGGGTCGCGGCGCCGGGGTACAACGAGATCCCGACCGGCGCGAAGGCCTACTTCGACTTCGTCAACGCCGCCGGCGGGGTGCACGGCCGGCAGATCGAGTACGTCGTCAAGGACGACGGCTACAACCCGACCAACACCAGCAAGGTCACCAACGAGCTGGTGCTCCAGGACGAGATCTTCGCGATGGTCGGCGGCCTCGGGACGCCGACGCACAGCGCGGTCGTCGACTTCCTCAACGACGAGGGGGTGCCCGACTTCTTCGTCAGCTCCGGGTCCCTGCAGTGGGGCGACGCGGTCGAGGACCGGCCCTACACCTTCGGCTGGCAGCCCGACTACGAGATCGAGGGCAAGGTGATCGGCCAGTACGTCGCCGAGAACATGCCGGACGCGAAGGTCGGGCTCTTCCTCCAGGACGACGACTTCGGCGACGACGCGGAGAAGGGGGTGCGGCAGTTCGTCGACGACCAGGTCGTCGCCGCGGAGCGCTACACCTCCGGCAACACCGACGTCGGCCCGCAGATCGCGGCGCTGCAGGCGGCGGGCGCCGACCTGGTGCTCTCGTTCAACACCCCGTCGTACACCGCGCTCAGCCAGCTGGTCGCGCTCAAGCTCGGCTACACGCCGCAGTGGTACTACAGCAACGTCGGCTCCGACCCGGCCCTGGTCGGGTCGCTGCTCTCGGAGTTCTCCGAGGGCGCGGTGCCGGGCAGCGAGAGCTCGCTCGACGGGGTGCTGACCTCGGAGTACATCCCCGGCGTGGACGCCCCGGACGACCCGTGGGTCCAGCTGTGGCAGCAGGTCTGGGACGAGCACGGCGAGAAGGGCGAGCTCACCAACTACCGGATCTACGGCATGTCGCACGCCTACGCGTTCGTCCAGGCGCTGCAGGAGGCCGGCGAGGACCTCACCCGCGACGGTCTCGTCGAGGCGATGGAGGAGGTGGGCCAGGACCTCGACGGCCCGCAGCTCGCGCCGTACCGCTACAGCGGCGACAGCCACCTCGGCATCTCCGGCCTGCGGCTCGTGGAGCTCCAGGGCGGCGTCGGCGAGCCGCTCACCCCGGTGCTGACCACCGACATCGGCGACGTCGAGATCACCGAGGACGAGTCCGGCCAGGCCGACGACGCGCCCCCCGAGTCCGGCATCCCCGAGTAA
- a CDS encoding class I SAM-dependent methyltransferase — protein sequence MSDEHYFSADPSVAFKRAPVTAEVWGRSLSLVSGSGVFAQGRLDVGTAVLFRETEPPAPGHVLDLGCGYGVIGLAVAVAVPGATVTAVDVNERAVLLANENAASLGVAHRYTATTPDGVNPGATYDEIWSNPPIRIGKDALHELLLTWLPRLAPGGRAVMVVGKNLGADSLQRWLGDRGWPTTRLASAKGFRVLETRRA from the coding sequence ATGAGCGACGAGCACTACTTCAGCGCCGACCCGTCGGTGGCGTTCAAGCGCGCGCCCGTGACCGCGGAGGTCTGGGGGCGCTCGCTGTCCCTGGTCAGCGGCTCGGGGGTGTTCGCGCAGGGCCGGCTCGACGTCGGCACCGCCGTGCTGTTCCGCGAGACCGAGCCGCCCGCCCCCGGGCACGTGCTCGACCTCGGCTGCGGGTACGGCGTGATCGGGCTCGCCGTCGCCGTGGCGGTGCCGGGCGCCACGGTCACCGCGGTCGACGTCAACGAGCGCGCGGTGCTGCTGGCCAACGAGAACGCCGCGTCGCTCGGGGTCGCGCACCGCTACACCGCCACCACCCCCGACGGCGTCAACCCCGGCGCGACGTACGACGAGATCTGGTCGAACCCGCCCATCCGGATCGGCAAGGACGCGCTGCACGAGCTGCTGCTGACCTGGCTGCCGCGGCTGGCCCCCGGCGGTCGGGCGGTGATGGTGGTCGGCAAGAACCTCGGCGCCGACTCGCTCCAGCGCTGGCTCGGCGACCGCGGCTGGCCGACCACCCGACTCGCCAGCGCCAAGGGGTTCCGCGTCCTGGAGACCCGCCGCGCCTGA
- the truA gene encoding tRNA pseudouridine(38-40) synthase TruA, whose product MRLRIDLAYDGSDFHGWAGQPGLRTVQGTLTTALATVLRVPSVSVTCAGRTDTGVHARGQVVHLDVERAVLEAVTGRSADDPLTSLVRRLNGLLPPDVRVRRAAEAADGFDARFSALWRRYAYRIADRPEQLDPLARSHVLAAARPLDADLMNEASVPLVGRHDFASFCKQREGATTIRTLLDLTWARRDDGVLVGTVRADAFCHSMVRALVGCLISVGEGRRPVSWAAEVLHAQRRDPGVAVAPALGLTLEEVAYPVDDELAARSLLTRARRVREDA is encoded by the coding sequence GTGCGGCTCCGGATCGATCTCGCCTATGACGGCAGCGACTTCCACGGCTGGGCCGGGCAGCCGGGCCTGCGGACCGTGCAGGGCACGCTCACCACGGCGCTGGCGACCGTGCTCCGGGTGCCGTCGGTCTCCGTGACGTGCGCGGGCCGCACCGACACCGGCGTCCACGCGCGCGGCCAGGTGGTGCACCTCGACGTCGAGCGGGCGGTCCTCGAGGCCGTGACCGGGCGGTCCGCCGACGACCCGCTGACCTCGCTGGTCCGCCGGCTGAACGGTCTGCTCCCTCCCGACGTCCGGGTACGCCGCGCGGCGGAGGCCGCGGACGGGTTCGACGCCCGGTTCTCCGCGCTGTGGCGGCGCTACGCCTACCGGATCGCCGACCGCCCCGAGCAGCTGGACCCGCTGGCGCGCTCGCACGTGCTCGCCGCCGCCCGCCCGCTCGACGCCGACCTGATGAACGAGGCGTCGGTGCCGTTGGTCGGCCGCCACGACTTCGCGTCGTTCTGCAAGCAGCGCGAGGGCGCGACCACGATCCGCACCCTGCTCGACCTCACCTGGGCGCGCCGCGACGACGGGGTGCTGGTCGGGACGGTGCGCGCCGACGCCTTCTGCCACAGCATGGTCCGCGCGCTGGTCGGCTGCCTGATCTCGGTCGGGGAGGGCCGGCGCCCCGTCTCGTGGGCGGCCGAGGTCCTGCACGCCCAGCGGCGCGACCCGGGCGTCGCGGTCGCGCCGGCCCTCGGGCTGACGCTCGAGGAGGTCGCCTACCCGGTCGACGACGAGCTCGCCGCCCGCAGCCTGCTGACCCGCGCCCGGCGCGTGCGGGAGGACGCATGA
- a CDS encoding FAD-dependent oxidoreductase, protein MAAPPAIVLVSEHHLEDLRGAFRRYQDEYDVRTASSAAEAEAVAREVVGAGGAVALLVTESVLPDAHVLAAFARWRAVAPNARRMIAAHWQRFIADAPALRVGLATGKYDAYLLMPRGTRDEEFHHAVTDLLSDWGSTVADPEVVSTKIVSPVRDRLTLEIRDFLDRMGMPNRVYEPDSEGGRYALSQLPPGQAPSYPLVLPLGRAPILATSVSDVATSVFGAPGDLDVAGTVDVCVVGAGPAGLAAAVYAASEGLSTVVLEAEAVGGQAGTSSMIRNYLGFPRGISGMRLAQRARNQALRFGTHFVTGWTVEALEPGPVGGPHVVRTAGGDVSARAVVIASGVAYRKLRVEPLEQLVGSGVFYGAAMTAAREMEGRDVFVVGGGNSAGQAAVHLSRFARSVTILVRRPDLAETMSQYLVGEIRYNPRISVRVCSQVVDGGGDGHLEWVGLEDTRTGERTRHDTHGLFLLLGAEPHCDWVPPQVALDENGFVLTGRDTPRAHWADGVPPASLATTVPGVFAAGDVRAGSMKRVAAAAGEGASVVALIHRWLAPAES, encoded by the coding sequence GTGGCCGCACCGCCCGCGATCGTCCTGGTCTCCGAGCACCACCTCGAGGACCTCCGCGGCGCGTTCCGCCGCTACCAGGACGAGTACGACGTCCGCACGGCGTCGTCGGCCGCCGAGGCCGAGGCGGTCGCCCGGGAGGTCGTCGGGGCGGGCGGCGCCGTCGCGCTCCTCGTCACCGAGTCGGTGCTCCCCGACGCCCACGTCCTGGCGGCGTTCGCCCGGTGGCGGGCGGTGGCGCCCAACGCGCGGCGGATGATCGCGGCCCACTGGCAGCGGTTCATCGCGGATGCCCCGGCGCTCCGCGTGGGCCTGGCCACCGGCAAGTACGACGCCTACCTGCTGATGCCGCGCGGCACGCGGGACGAGGAGTTCCACCACGCCGTCACGGACCTGCTCTCCGACTGGGGCTCGACGGTCGCCGACCCGGAGGTCGTGTCCACGAAGATCGTCAGCCCGGTCCGCGACCGGCTCACCCTGGAGATCCGGGACTTCCTGGACCGGATGGGCATGCCGAACCGGGTCTACGAGCCCGACTCCGAGGGCGGGCGCTACGCCCTCTCCCAGCTGCCGCCGGGCCAGGCGCCGTCGTACCCACTGGTGCTGCCCCTGGGCCGGGCGCCGATCCTCGCCACCTCGGTCAGCGACGTGGCGACGTCGGTCTTCGGCGCGCCCGGCGACCTGGACGTGGCGGGCACCGTCGACGTGTGCGTCGTCGGCGCCGGGCCCGCGGGCCTGGCCGCCGCCGTGTACGCCGCCTCCGAGGGTCTCTCCACGGTCGTGCTGGAGGCCGAGGCCGTCGGCGGCCAGGCCGGGACCAGCTCGATGATCCGCAACTACCTCGGCTTCCCGCGCGGCATCTCCGGCATGCGGCTGGCGCAGCGGGCACGCAACCAGGCGCTGCGGTTCGGCACCCACTTCGTCACCGGCTGGACCGTCGAGGCGCTCGAGCCGGGACCGGTGGGCGGCCCGCACGTGGTCCGCACGGCCGGCGGCGACGTCAGCGCCCGTGCGGTCGTGATCGCCAGCGGGGTCGCCTACCGCAAGCTCCGGGTCGAGCCGCTGGAGCAGCTGGTCGGCAGCGGCGTCTTCTACGGCGCCGCGATGACCGCGGCCCGGGAGATGGAGGGCCGGGACGTCTTCGTGGTCGGCGGCGGCAACTCCGCCGGGCAGGCCGCGGTGCACCTGTCCCGCTTCGCCCGGTCGGTCACGATCCTGGTCCGCCGCCCCGACCTCGCCGAGACCATGTCGCAGTACCTCGTCGGCGAGATCCGGTACAACCCCCGCATCTCGGTCCGGGTCTGCAGCCAGGTCGTGGACGGTGGGGGCGACGGGCACCTGGAGTGGGTGGGCCTGGAGGACACCCGCACCGGCGAGCGCACCCGCCACGACACGCACGGTCTCTTCCTGCTCCTCGGGGCCGAGCCGCACTGCGACTGGGTCCCGCCGCAGGTGGCCCTCGACGAGAACGGCTTCGTCCTCACCGGCCGCGACACCCCGCGCGCGCACTGGGCGGACGGCGTGCCCCCGGCCAGCCTGGCCACCACCGTCCCCGGTGTCTTCGCCGCCGGGGACGTCCGCGCCGGCTCGATGAAGCGGGTCGCCGCGGCGGCCGGCGAGGGGGCCAGCGTGGTCGCGCTCATCCACCGGTGGCTCGCCCCCGCGGAGTCCTGA